Proteins from a genomic interval of Candidatus Woesearchaeota archaeon:
- a CDS encoding transglutaminase-like domain-containing protein, translating to MSFKFVLFVYLFFVVLFSFPVFALESDVNSVEYLVVDTSITIPISFVKKNSNSFLEQASINYSWLPVEDYRQEVLSVSSSPSSLIRGDSAYYSTDVLQDFDFVIDFSTKTYASPLRIDKKVDFPLNDLDYDFVYYTSETELIDINDDIRDLASKLANEEDDLFVVVFKIADWVNTNIDYNLSSVTADASLPSSWVLENRRGVCDEMSNLFVSMVRSLGIPARVVTGVAYTDSDLFIDRWGPHGWAEVYFPDYGWVPFDPTYNQLGFVDASHIKLDQGLDSERFNTGYSWRGSGVDLVPGKHSMDNFILEKGVVLKENVVVDLEYLSDDVGFGSYNVLKANVRNLNDYYVAFPLTVASMKGVDVLDEFTKDLLLLPGDETEVSWILRVDDNHLDNYIYEFPMFVYTAGGFNVSRSFSSKKSSQKFSFEAAQVFAVNSVSQIDSNINFRCIPDKKSVYVNESLEVHCTINNDRNENVRVCVDQRDCVVATPDMYDFVVLNYSFNEPGFRTFVVEAKKLPFVEQSFVSVNVVDDIRVDFGFLSVPDVVDYDDLLNVSFSLIEVSGDAFNVSVELVHDFFSETWNFDSLESIHQFSYLVPAKNLKVGENEFLIKVTYHDLLNKEFVVEDVLSSRVDSNFFESILMFFNFVGVYVNNFVGGL from the coding sequence ATGAGCTTTAAGTTTGTTTTATTTGTGTATTTGTTTTTTGTAGTTTTATTTTCTTTTCCTGTGTTTGCTTTGGAAAGCGATGTTAATTCTGTTGAGTATTTGGTGGTTGATACATCTATTACTATTCCTATTTCTTTTGTTAAGAAGAATTCTAATTCTTTTCTAGAACAGGCTAGTATTAATTATAGTTGGTTGCCTGTTGAGGATTATAGGCAGGAAGTTTTGAGTGTCTCTAGCAGTCCAAGTTCTCTTATAAGAGGAGATTCTGCGTATTATTCAACCGATGTATTGCAAGATTTTGATTTTGTTATTGATTTTTCTACTAAGACGTATGCATCTCCTTTAAGAATTGATAAAAAAGTAGATTTTCCTTTGAATGATTTAGATTATGATTTTGTTTATTATACTTCTGAGACTGAGTTAATAGATATTAATGATGATATTAGAGATTTGGCTTCTAAATTGGCTAATGAGGAGGATGATTTGTTTGTTGTGGTTTTTAAGATTGCAGATTGGGTAAATACTAATATTGATTATAATTTGAGTAGTGTGACTGCCGATGCTAGTTTACCTTCTAGTTGGGTTTTAGAAAATAGGAGGGGTGTTTGTGATGAGATGTCTAACTTATTTGTTTCTATGGTTCGTTCTTTAGGTATTCCTGCAAGGGTTGTTACAGGTGTGGCTTATACAGATAGTGATTTGTTTATTGATCGTTGGGGGCCTCATGGTTGGGCAGAAGTTTATTTTCCAGATTATGGTTGGGTTCCTTTTGATCCTACTTACAATCAGTTGGGGTTTGTTGACGCGTCTCATATTAAGTTAGATCAAGGTTTGGATAGTGAGCGTTTTAACACAGGTTATTCTTGGAGGGGTTCTGGAGTTGATTTGGTGCCTGGCAAGCATTCTATGGATAATTTCATTTTAGAAAAAGGAGTTGTTTTAAAAGAAAATGTTGTTGTCGATTTAGAGTATTTATCTGATGATGTTGGGTTTGGTTCTTATAATGTTCTTAAGGCTAATGTTAGAAATTTAAATGATTATTATGTTGCTTTTCCTTTGACTGTAGCGTCTATGAAAGGGGTTGATGTTTTGGATGAGTTCACTAAGGATTTATTATTGCTTCCCGGAGATGAAACGGAAGTTTCTTGGATTTTGAGGGTTGATGACAATCATTTAGATAATTATATTTATGAATTTCCTATGTTTGTTTATACGGCTGGTGGGTTTAATGTTTCTAGGAGTTTTTCATCTAAGAAGAGTTCTCAAAAATTTTCCTTTGAAGCTGCTCAAGTTTTTGCGGTTAATTCTGTTTCTCAAATTGATTCTAATATAAATTTTAGGTGCATTCCTGATAAGAAATCAGTTTATGTTAATGAGTCTTTAGAGGTTCATTGTACTATTAATAATGATCGAAATGAGAATGTGAGGGTTTGTGTGGATCAAAGAGATTGTGTTGTTGCTACGCCTGATATGTATGATTTTGTTGTATTAAATTATTCTTTTAATGAACCCGGATTTAGGACTTTTGTTGTCGAGGCTAAGAAACTTCCGTTTGTTGAGCAAAGTTTTGTTAGTGTTAATGTTGTTGATGATATCAGGGTAGATTTTGGTTTTTTGTCAGTTCCTGATGTTGTAGATTATGACGATTTGTTGAATGTTTCTTTTTCTCTAATTGAGGTTTCTGGAGATGCTTTTAACGTTAGTGTTGAATTAGTTCATGATTTTTTTTCTGAAACTTGGAATTTTGATTCTTTGGAGTCTATTCATCAGTTTTCTTATTTAGTGCCCGCTAAAAATTTGAAAGTTGGTGAAAATGAGTTTCTTATTAAAGTGACTTATCATGATTTATTAAATAAAGAATTTGTTGTTGAGGATGTTTTGAGTTCTAGAGTGGATTCTAATTTTTTTGAGTCTATCTTGATGTTTTTTAATTTTGTTGGGGTGTATGTTAACAATTTTGTTGGTGGTTTGTGA